The nucleotide sequence AGGGTTGCTCTTACATCCTTTGAGAAAACAGGTTGTCCACTTTCATACTCAAGTACTTTTTCAGAGTAGACTATACTAGCTAGATTTTGAGGAACACTAGATTCTGATTTAAGCATTTCTGCATCTGCCAGAAAAGCAATGATGAGGATTAGAATAAATTTTGGCATGACTATTTAATGTTTTAATTGCTACTAATTACAACTCAAACTTAGATTTCAGTCAAGCTAAATACAGGAGTAAATCACTGAATTCGGATTTTTACGAAAATCACGTATCAACAAAAAAGCCTTGCTAGTAGCAAGGCTTCAAATTATATTTTTGGTTGAATCTACCCTCCAAAATCATCAAATCTGATATTCTCATCCGGGATACCAAAATCTTCTCCCATTTTTTGAACAGCTTGATTCATCAATGGAGGTCCACAGAAATAAAGTTCTATTTCTTCAGGATTGTCATGCTTACTTAGATAATGATCAATTACAGCCTGATGCACAAAGCCAGTAAAACCATCACCTTTATCTTCCATACTGTTTTTAGCTGTCCAATTATCTTCTTCTAACGGCTCTGAAAGAACAACATGAAATTGGAAATTAGGGAAGTTTCTCTCAAGGTCGTAGAAATGCTCTAGATAAAAAAGTTCTCGTTTTGATCTTCCGCCATACCAGTAACTTACTTTTCTACCCGACTTAAGTGTTTTGAATAAGTGATAAAGATGAGACCTCATTGGAGCCATTCCAGCCCCTCCTCCAACGTAAAGCATTTCTGCATCTGATGGGTTAATAAAAAATTCACCGTAAGGTCCAGAGATAGTTACTTTATCACCTGGTTTTAACCCGAATATATAAGAAGAAGCAATTCCAGGATTTACGTTCATCCAGCCATTCTTTGCTCTATCCCACGGTGGAGTTGCTATACGTACGTTAAGCATTATTTCGCGTCCCTCAGCAGGATAAGAAGCCATGGAGTAAGCCCTCTCGATGGTTTCGTCGTTCTTCATTTTTAAATCCCATAGACCGAATTTATCCCACTCCATTTGGAATTTGTCCGGATCATCATGCTCTTCAGGGTGAGCCTTGATTTCCATGTCTTTGAAATCTACCTCACATTTGGGTACTTCAATTTGAATATAACCTCCAGCCTCATAATCCATCTCTTCTGGCAGCTCCACTACAAATTCTTTAATAAATGAAGCCACATTCCAATTTCTCACAACTGTCGCTTCCCATTTCTTAATTCCAAATATTTCTTCCGGAATTTCGATTTTCATGTCATTCTTTACCTTGACTTGACATGCTAATCTGACGTTTTCTTTCTGCTCTGATCTACTTAAGTGACCAACTTCTGTTGGCAGAACATCACCCCCTCCTTCAACTACTGTGCATTTACACATCGCACAAGTTCCACCTCCTCCGCAAGCGGATGGCAGGAATACGCTTTTTTGGGATAGCGTAGAAAGCAGAGTGGATCCCGCCTGAGTAACCATGGCATTTTCAGCATCTCCGTTTACGATAATTTTCACAGGTCCCGATTGAACCAGTTTTGACTGTGCCAGTAACAGAATCAATACCAGTAAAAGGATTAAAACTGTGAAGGCTATGATTGAAGTAACAACAATTGAAGACATATGTCTAAAAGCTTTTATTTAAAAAACACGGCAAATATAGCTGATCTGATATTCGATATTGCCTGAGATTACTAACCTTTTTTTCTATCTGATTTCACTAACAAGCTGATTATCCAAAATGTTAGATCAATCCAGCATTTTTAACAACATAGTGAGTCGAGATTTAAGCTGTCGTCTGTCGACGATAAAATCCAAAAATCCATGATCCAAGACAAACTCAGCACTTTGAAAGCCCTTGGGTAGATCTTTACCGATTGTTTCTCTAATGACTCTTGGTCCCGCAAAACCAATCAAAGCTCCTGGTTCTGCAATATTAAAGTCACCCAACATCGCATAAGATGCTGTCACGCCACCAGTTGTAGGATCAGTAAGTAAAGAAATGTACGGAATTTTAGCCTCAGAAAGTAGAGCCAACTTTGCAGAAGTTTTGGCCATTTGCATCAATGAAAAGCCTGCTTCCATCATCCGGGCACCTCCTGATTTTGAAATCATCAAGAATGGTATCTTCTTTTTCAAAGAATAATCTATCGCCCTAGCAATCTTCTCTCCAACTACAGATCCCATTGATCCTCCAATAAATGAGAAATCCATGCATGCAACCACAATATTTGCTCCATTCATCTTACCTGTAGCACTTCTAACAGCGTCTTTAAGATCTGTTTTCTTTTGAGTTGCCTTGATTCGATCTGGATATTTTTTAGTGTCTATAAACTTTAATGGATCTCCCGAGGAGAGATCTTCATCAAGTTCAATAAACTTATTATTATCAAACAATATTTCGAAATACTCTTTTGAACCGATTCGAACATGATAGTCATCATCTGGACACACGTAAGAGTTATTTTTCAACTCCCTCATGTGAATGATACTTCCACTAGGTGTTTTGTACCACAGTCCGTCAGGAACTTCCTTTTTGTCTTCGGTTTTTGTGAGTATTCCTTTGTCTTGTCGCTTAAACCACGCCATAGATTGAGATTAAAAGAGGGGCAAAACTACGAATGAATCCTTATAGTCTGACATGATTACTTCACTTCTTCGTAATCAATGTACTCACCTCCTGAAAAACCTTCGGTTTTTTTAGATTGCCTGGTGGAAGTTGGATCAACATTCACATTCCTGTTTCTCGTTTTATAAGATCGTTGAGAAAACTCTTGATTCCTTGTAAAACCACGAAACATCCCTGAAAAGATGAAAGAAGTAATCTTGTAAAATACGTACCCAATGAGGACTAATATGATTAATATCTTAAGCATGCCTATTAAACTTATCGACTTAAATACAAGTTTCGTTCATTGTAAATTTCCATAAAATAATCGTCCATCAAGTCATCTATAAAGTAGATAGCTTCTCCCGTAGATTTCATTTCTGGACCTAGTTCTTTATTTACATTCGGGAATTTATGGAATGAGAAGACTGGCTCCTTAATTGCGTATCCCTTTTTATAGGGCTTGAAGTCAAAATCAGTTACCTTATTCTCTCCCAACATCACCTTGGTAGCATAATTAACATAAGGTTCCCTATAGGCTTTGCAAATGAATGGCACTGTACGCGACGCTCTTGGGTTCGCTTCAATGATGTAAACTTTATCATCCTTTATAGCAAATTGGATATTGATAAGCCCAACCGTTCTCAATGCAACTGCTATTTTCTTGGTGTAATCTTCGATCTGTCTGATTACAAAATCTCCAAGGTTGAAAGGTGGGAGAACTGCATATGAATCTCCTGAATGAATTCCAGCAGGCTCGATGTGCTGCATTATTCCAATGATATACACATTTTCCCCATCACATATTGCATCTGCCTCCGCTTCAATTGCTCCTTCCAGAAAGTGATCAAGAAGTATTTCCCCATCAGGTTTATCATTCAAAATATCAACAACATGGTGTTCTAATTCCGTTTCGTTAATTACGATCTTCATGCTCTGACCTCCGAGCACATAACTTGGTCTTACCAGCAATGGAAAGCCCAACTTTTTTGAAAGCTCTACTGCCTCTTCTGCATTTTCAATCGTTCCATAAAGAGGGTATGGGATGTTTTGTTCTTTTAGCAAATCTGAAAATCGACCTCTGGCTTCTGCTAAGTCAAGTGCTTCATAACTAGTCCCTAAAATTTTAATTCCGTATCGTTCGAGTTTTTCAGCAAGCTTTAGGGCTGTCTGACCACCAAGCTGAACAATTACACCCTCTGGTTTTTCATGAAGTATGATATCATAAATATGCTCCCAGAATACTGGTTCGAAATATAGCTTGTCGGCTACATCAAAATCTGTTGAAACGGTTTCAGGATTACAGTTAATCATGATGGTTTCATAACCGCATTCTTTAGCCGCTAACACACCATGTACACAGGAGTAATCAAATTCAATTCCTTGCCCTATTCTATTGGGGCCAGAACCTAGAACGATAATTTTTTTCTTATCTGAAACCTGAGACTCATTTTCTTCTTCAAAAGTGGAGTAGTAGTATGGTGTTTGCGCTTCAAACTCTGCAGCACATGTATCTACCAGCTTATAAACTCTCTTAACGCCTAAATCATTTCTCTTTGTGTAAACTTCGCTCTCCAGGCATCCCAGAAGATGTGCAATCTGCCGATCTGCATATCCTTTCTGTTTAGCTTCCATCAGAAGCTCTTTAGTTATGTTTTCAATCGTAAACTTCCCAAT is from Marinobacter alexandrii and encodes:
- the accD gene encoding acetyl-CoA carboxylase, carboxyltransferase subunit beta, with product MAWFKRQDKGILTKTEDKKEVPDGLWYKTPSGSIIHMRELKNNSYVCPDDDYHVRIGSKEYFEILFDNNKFIELDEDLSSGDPLKFIDTKKYPDRIKATQKKTDLKDAVRSATGKMNGANIVVACMDFSFIGGSMGSVVGEKIARAIDYSLKKKIPFLMISKSGGARMMEAGFSLMQMAKTSAKLALLSEAKIPYISLLTDPTTGGVTASYAMLGDFNIAEPGALIGFAGPRVIRETIGKDLPKGFQSAEFVLDHGFLDFIVDRRQLKSRLTMLLKMLD
- the nqrF gene encoding NADH:ubiquinone reductase (Na(+)-transporting) subunit F is translated as MSSIVVTSIIAFTVLILLLVLILLLAQSKLVQSGPVKIIVNGDAENAMVTQAGSTLLSTLSQKSVFLPSACGGGGTCAMCKCTVVEGGGDVLPTEVGHLSRSEQKENVRLACQVKVKNDMKIEIPEEIFGIKKWEATVVRNWNVASFIKEFVVELPEEMDYEAGGYIQIEVPKCEVDFKDMEIKAHPEEHDDPDKFQMEWDKFGLWDLKMKNDETIERAYSMASYPAEGREIMLNVRIATPPWDRAKNGWMNVNPGIASSYIFGLKPGDKVTISGPYGEFFINPSDAEMLYVGGGAGMAPMRSHLYHLFKTLKSGRKVSYWYGGRSKRELFYLEHFYDLERNFPNFQFHVVLSEPLEEDNWTAKNSMEDKGDGFTGFVHQAVIDHYLSKHDNPEEIELYFCGPPLMNQAVQKMGEDFGIPDENIRFDDFGG